A window of Ciconia boyciana chromosome 9, ASM3463844v1, whole genome shotgun sequence genomic DNA:
GTCATAAATCAGGTCAGAAGCTCGTGAAATTATTACATGTGCATGTACCATTGGGATTTATTTGCAGATAAAATATACCACACCTACAAAATCAGAGGTagcttgggagaaaaaaaaattgtatgtatAAATTAATCAGGCAGCAGAAGGGGTAAATCTATTGGAGGAGACAGAAACACCGTGAGCACCGGTGAATGCCGGCACCGTGCTGGGGCACTTGcactgccctcctcctgctctctcttTATGCCATTTATTAATACATTTCCAACTCCATCGGCATTAAATGAGGATGTTTTTAGTGGAACAATAATGGAAATGGTAACTCCCATCTAGGCAGGGCTTTAACCTCTGCAGTTACTGTGGAAAGTTACTGGTTTGCTGCGGTCCCCTTCCAATCAATGCCTGTGCCCATATTTATTGGACTCCCCGGAGGTTCCTCATCACAGGCTCTGTACCTATGTGGCAAGGCAGCAAGGACAAAATGTTTGGGAAACACGGGTTTGTTGCAATCCCACAAACACACCGCTGTTTGCTCAAGAGCCTCCGCGCGTGCTCCgcagcctgcctggctgccGGCTTCCTTGATGCGCTCATGGCAAAAGGGCCTAGGCTTGCTCTGAATAACCAAACCCCTCCGATGGCTCTTCTACATCAGATGGAGaatatgtttgttttcccaTCCGCTTCCCACAGTCAGGACATGCTGTAGCCGTGGACAATTCCCTGTGGGGAGACGTGGGCACCATCTCgccctctctcccctttccccggGGTCGGGGCCACGCTGTCCCTGGCCGGCAGCGTTGTCGGGGCTCGCTCCTGCTGACGTCCCCTCGTGTGGGGCTGCAGTGGCCCTTCCTGGTTTGTTGGCTTTGGGAACTGGAGCACTGTGCAGAGGACAtgattagagaaaaaaaatgggcaagcaaagcttttgccaGGCACATATTGGAAATAGTTGTCCCTGGGAGACAGGGGGATCCAGCACTGGGATTTTAGTCCTTCCTGCAAGATTGCTGATTTTTATTGACTGCAAAGCCAAGATCATGTCTGAGCCCGAGCACCCTCAGCGTCAGCACACCCCTCGAGCACTCCCGATGTCTCACCACGAGTGACCTATCCTTTCCCTTTTACAAGCACAATAAATATAGCAATATAATTACCACACAGTAATAGATTAATTTTGTGGCAGGTAAAACATTAACTCCCTTTTGTATCTAATTCCATGGCATCTTGGGTACTTTCAGTGATAACACCCAAATCACCTTGAGAAAGTCGGTCTGTACCATCCACTTACACTTGAAGATTGAGCTTATCAGAGCATGAGGGAAGCACTGAAATATGTGCCATAAAAGGACCCGGGAGAAAAACAGGCTGAGGCTTCTTAAAGGAGTCTGTCATCGGGGACTAGGACTAGGTCTGCCTGGATTTGTAGGACTTACCTAAAATACGATGTGTAACTCAGCTGGAAAGGCAAAATTTGTACCTTTTCTTCTACGTGGACAAAAAGAGCCCCATCACCCCCAGAGAGCTACATGGGGGAGCATCTGATATGAAACCAGGCATAGAAGGTTGGGTGGGGATTTTCCAAGGACATCAGCGATGACATGGATTCGGGCGGGCTTGGATGCTCAATGCTGGATGCTGCTGCTCGTCTTTCTGGTGTACCAAAAAAAGTCATGAAGGGTTAATCTATTCTGACGATTAATCATAGATTATGGTTCCTATAACCACCCTCACCTTCAGACTGGTGGGGATTACTGGCTGAACAGCCTTTTCCATCACTCCCCCCATGCGTAGGGTAATGTATGCTGGTAGGTAGGTTAGCAGAGCCTCCCAAGGGTTGTAGTTTTTCTCTAAATTGATGTCTAATTGCCTCTACATAGTATTCATAGCCTGAAAAGGCTCCAGTAATATGTACATATGTTGCATCTTTTACAAATTGATGTACCCATCCAGCCCCTTGCAGCCATTCAGGCAAGGGGCAAAATGGCTTTGGTGGCTGGACCCCAGCAGACCCCCCCAGGTACACCCAGCTCAGCAGCGAGTGGGTCCCGACTGACAGCGAGGCTGAGCCCCAAatcctggaaaataaatactacGCTCCTGCCGATAACGGAAGATATTGATTTTTGTCACTGTTGCttgttttctgccctttcaCTTTGTTGGCCTCTCATCAGAGGCCAGTTAGGAAAACAGATCGGTGGTTAGACCTGAGCtgacaaaaacccccaccttcCCACTCTGCGTACGAAAAGGTGCCCACGTCTCCTCCTTTGCATGAATTCAGAGAAACGTGCCGCATGCAAAGACCGATGCTTGCTCTAAAGCAAGGCCCAGCAGCGAGGCAAAGTCGTGAAAAAGTGATGGCGAAATGATTTTGCTAACTCTGCAAAAAATCGTTGCTGGAAAAATCTTCTCCAGTGGCCACTTTTGAGACCAAACCGCACTGTTTCACATCCAAGGGGTTAAAGCACAGAGCAAGTTGCGCTTTAACAGCTACGTCTGAGTCATTCCCCCTAAGTAAAATCAAAAGGAGCCTGGAATTGCTGTATGAAGGAGGAAGGATGTGTTGCATTATCACCACATGCTAAATCTTCCCGCTCTCTCTGCTTTAAGGCCCTGACAATTGCCTTTCTGAGCTTTACATAGCCAAGACATATGAGCTGTCAGGAAAACGCTGAGTCTGCATTCAggctccttcctccagccccgTGTGGGCTTGTTTGCTGCTGGACGGAGGCAGTAAGGCTCAGGGGAGAAACTAACACTGAAAACAAGGTTGCTTTAAGTCtgtattctgttttttcctctgctgctgttctaCTTGATGGCACCAGTGGAGGCGAGTCAGTTCTTGAAGCGGGTGTTTCAAAAATGAGCTGCTGAAATGCAATAAAACCCTTATGTTCAACATGCAGGGTTGACAGAGCATGGGGCTAGATGCGGCTTGTGCTTCAGGGAAAAGGATGGTTTACAGGGTGGAATTGACctcaaaaaaatcagcatttttttttctaattcaccATGGTATGGCTGTacctttctgtttgcaaaaagcCCAGGGCTGATCTTCACTCTGCAGTGGTCACTATAGTGTGTCCAAGGAGCGTTGTATCACTGTTATTAACAGTTCAGGACTCTCTGAGCTGATTTGCAGCAGTGATTTGCACAGggtgccagcagagctggagacaaaccCTGGCTTGGTTTGTTCCCTCAGCTGTGTGTCGGCATCGCCATTGGGGTCACGGGCTCCTTGAAATCAGCAGCATGAGGGGCAAGGCTGAGGGAATGGTTTTAAGGTGGGATCAACGACTTTAagctttctttctttgaagcttCTTTAATGAGGTGACTCTTCCTGCTCCCCGTGAGTGGTGATGTCCCCTGGGGACCACCATCTGCGATGCCTCGGGGCAGGGGACACTTCAAGGCTGCTTTGAGGTGGGATCAGAGGATGGTGCTGCTGTAAGATGAGATGAAACCTCAAGAGCATCCTGCTGTACCAGGAGCTCAGGAGAGGAGTCCTCAGTGCAGACGTAGCAAAAAGGGTATCGCAGGCCAGGACTCCAGCAGTGTGGGTGCATTGCCAAGTGAAAAGGGTCGACATCAAATCCCCAAACCCAGTGGGACCAGCTAATGTCCCGCAGGGGTTGGTCTGACTGCCAAATGGCCTTATCTCCCTCTGTTGCTCTTGTGCTTGGTCTTCTCCCTCACTGGTGGTCTTTTCCTCTCCCCGCTGTCTGTTTAATCTTATTCCAGCATCCAACAAGGGTGGAGGGTCTTGCAGGCACTAAAGCCCCATCCACTCCTGTTTGGGGACCACAAGTAACAGCAGCCATCGGTTGAGTGGGAAGTTTCTTGCTAACACAACCACTGCTCACTCTCATTTCAGCCGTGCAGAACGAGCGCGACAGGATCAGCATTCGCAGGAGCAGCTACGAGGACAATGGCTCTCTCTCCATCAACGTGCTCACTCAGGCCGAGGCCATGGCGCAGCAGGTATGAAATGTGGGGACAGCCCTCCAAACACGTACGTGGCCTTCAGCTATTCCATATGGGGTTATGAACTCACTAAACCAACCAGGGCTGGATCTTTTTCTGCCCTTGGATGGCTCTTGCACAAAGccacagggaagaaaatgtattagaGATAGCCAAAAGCAGACAGTAAAAATCCTTGTTGCATTGTCAAGACAACatgtcctgcaaggagcagatgCAGCCATTGGCATGTGAGATCCAAAGCTGAAATCCCAAGGGCTGAGGGATGTTGCAGACCCTgggtcccctctgcccccagcctaGATTGATGCTGCACCCCTAAAAACCCATTGCATTTCATGCAGAAGTTTCTCTCTCCTTGCTGCACTCTGTCCTGCTCAGAACACAATGTTCCCGTCATGGTCGATTATAACTTTTCTCGTAATTTCTTTACCAGGGCAACAATtttaggggagaaaaataaagctaataaAATCGTTGGGCTTCAACTAACACTGATTGCTTTCTTATTTCGTGTTCCACAATGAATTTCACCCTGCGCGTCCTTTAAATTCTTATGCAAATATCCTTTCTCCACTGAAACATACGGTCCAGATGTTGCATATTACATGCAGTGATGCGTCcacttccttttcaaaaattattgtGTTTTAACCCTCTACCCACCACGCAGCTTTTTAGAGATTGAAATGGGTGTTTTGTGTCCCAGAGAGCTActtgggggaggaaggctggatGCCTTTCATGCATTTGGCTGGCTTAAGTGATTGATGGGAAGCTGAGACCCAGTGCTGCTGGCTACTGCTAGGAACAGGAATATTAATCAGATTTTGTCCTGAGCCAGCCTGGAGAGTGGGGAAGGAGGCGGAGGAGGGAGGGGTGTCTGTTGGGACTGAGCACCACCTCGTGGAGGCTTCGCCATGGGCTGTACATTGGACAGTATACACCGCTGAGCAAATACGTGTGCACCCACGACGGCAAATGTCTTGTCAAAAACCTGATGAGGTTAATGTCTGTGAATCATTGCTGTCGAGGATGGCAAAAGAGCACAGATCTGGTCCCAGTGCAACCGGgctatttctctttcagtatTCATCGCTGAGTCCGGTGCACAGCGCGGACATTGCTATGAAGAAGGTTGCAACCATCAACGATGTGTGTGAATCCATGAAACAGCAGCTTCTGGTGCTGGTTGAATGGGCAAAATACATCCCGGCGTTTTGTGAGCTCCCACTTGATGACCAGGTAAAATGCAAATGCCTCTTCCCTGCAAACCCACTGCCTTCGACAGGAATTCCCAGCCATATCTTTCAACAGGAGAATCTGACATTAACATATAGATTACACTACGCAGAGCAATAAActagcaggagagaaagaataataaaggCCAAGGGATCGATTAAAAATAAGTTGAGTAGCCAAAGTCCCCCAAAATATAATAGAGTTGGTCACCCCAGTCTGCACAAGGAGCCAGTCAAAAAAGACTGGTTTTCCCTTTATTGCTACCTGATAGTTGAATGTAAAAGccatttatttccaaagaaCTCAAATTACTCAAGCCCCTCTTTGCTCTTTCAgttgaaaacaactttttatttagtttgcCATGAATGTAGCACTTCTGAAAAGTGAAGATATACTAATAATATCTAACTTTTAATAGTACTTTATCTGTAGATCTGACATATCTAAGCAAACACCAAATTTGGCTTAATCTAAACAGCAACAGCTCACcgttctcttttctgcttttcaaacgtaatattatttctttctcctgtgcCATCTCCAGGTTGCCTTGCTCAGAGCCCATGCAGGGGAACACCTGCTCCTTGGGGTAGCCAAGCGGTCCATACCGTACACCGATTTTCTGTTATTAGGTAAAGTAGTGAAATACACTCCTGCTTTTATAATTCGCACACCCGAGTCATTGCCAAGTATCCTGCCTGCCTGAAATCCTCTCTGCACTCCTGGGCATGGTCTGCACATCTGGCTTGAGACTAAGTGCTTGAGAAGGGCTCTGGAGAAGCATAAAAGAAGCAAGCAAATTCACTGGGACTTTTACAACTGTTCCCTTACTGCTTTGAAATTGTGGATGCGAAAACCCCCAGTATTTAAAGGGCATCTCAAACTGCGTTGCCTTGTTTTTGTAACTGAAATTGCCAGGACAGAGGCAATGAGGTATTTGGGTATCGGTGCTTAAAAATTTAGCAGAAAGGTCTATCAAAAATTATAGTGTAAAtaagtatttccttttcatgtaGCTCTCTGCCACCAAAACCACAGGTGGGATTATTCTTGGAAAAGTTAGAATATGGATCTTGAAAGCCacacattaaagaaaagagggaagaagaactttgtttaaaaaaaaacccaccaaaaataaagatgcaaCACCACTTGCAAACAGATGCTAGATGTAACAGAGGGTAAACCAGAGCAGAACGTGGAGCAGGCTTTGTGTACAGTGTGGGTGCACTGACATGTGCAAACGAGATAATTAAGGACCAAAGAATGAAATCCACAGCTTGCTTCTCAATCGTGAATCTGAGTATCAAGCTGCACACTGGAAACCTGCTCCACATGGGCACTGGGACTATCTGGCAGCATGCCTTGGGGTAACTTCTGGATGAGACCTTGTCTGCACAGCTAGAGCAAAAATCTGATGCTGAATTTCTCTTGTCTCCCCAGGGAATGACTTCATCATCCCAATGCACTGCCCAGAACTGGAAATTGCTCGTGTGGCCACCAGAATCTTGGACGAATTGGTGAAGCCCTTGCGGGACATCCAGATTGATGACAATGAGTACGCTTGCCTTAAAGCCATCATCTTCTTTGATCCAGGTAAGCTTCCCTCCTGATTGCCAAGCATGGGGCTTGAAAAGGAGTTGAGGGCTCTCCAACAACCAGGAAAACCCCTTGGCAGCAGCTGTACATTTCACCCTGCCTCTGCTGTAACGAGGAATACTTAGAAGTGCAGCAAGGACGTGTTAGGAGTGGCCTATTCCTGAACACGTAACTATTTAGCAAGTAGTAGCTTCAGCCGGACTGATGTGCAAGACTCTGCAGACCCTAGAGGAATTTTTACTGCTTCTGTAGCTTGACTTCAGGAAAGCCCATCAGTCTGAAATGAAGGACCTGACTATTAAGGACATATAAGCCTATAGTGAATTATGCATAAGCGACATGAGTCAACTGAGCAGCAGTGTAGAGCATCCATCAGAGTTcagaaagcagcattaaaaaccACAGAGAGCTGGACCGTTCAGAGTACCCAGAAATATCAAGGATGTCTGTTAATGGATCTTGCTGGCAGCCAGTACGGACCAAGGGCAGGGCTGATCTGTACAGGGTGGagaacacagaaacacacagaggCAAACAAAAGCTTGTTTTGAACCTTTGCTGTATTCTCATTCCACAGACACGGGGGTTTCTGTCTCAGCCCAGGTTTGCCCCAAACACTCCTGTTTCTACATGCCtacagcacacacacaaacccccTTGGTACAACACTTGAGTCCCTTTAGTGTGTATTGCCTTCTagcttggagaagagacagGGGAACAACCCCAAGTCCAAAACAATGCCCTTTTGTCTTTGGCATCTATTAGCATGGAAAAATTAGAGCATCTTCCATTAGTTATTTTTTGCTGCGTTCGCTGATTTGAAATCAAGATACAAGAGTTTTACAAACATCATGAACTTTGGCTCGCCAAAGAGCCTGCTGAAAATCTGAATAAGGATCGCATTATTAAATTGAGTTTGACAAATTGCCTTCTCGGCGGATCAGTATCTCAGTGAAGCTTTAGATCATTGCGACAGTAAGGCGCTGTGATTTcctctaaaatgaaaaagtgtaaagctctacagaaatgaaattcGTTCATGCTAACAAGTAGGCATGTCCATGGAGTTACACACTAACATACAATAATTTGTTAACCACTTTGTCTAATCTCTTGGCATGATGATCTCTGAAATGTGGTGTTTGTGGATTCTTTGTCAACAGTGACGGAAATAGTCCAGTGAGCCAGAAATCTCAGTTTTAGAtagcaggagaggcaggagtgGAAAGCTGTAAATCCCAGTGCTTCACCCTACCCAGAGTGCACATTGACTTGATGATTAAGCAAAACTGGACCAGTGGTCCATGAAAAACATATCGACCACAGGTCAAAGACAGGAAATCAAGACAAGAATCTGATGCTGCAGTGGGTGTATTTGCAACAGATAGGCACTAAACCTGCATGGATTTAGTGGCAGTAGTTGGGACTCAAAAGTTTTCAGGGGGAAATTCCAGGCTGTTTCCTTAGAAGGACAAATACAATTCAACTTCTAAATGCTTCCTCTTTGCTAATGGCAGTAGCCAGACATAACCATCTGAAGGAAGCTCTTACTTTCTTACTGTTTCCCCTCAAATTCCCCTCAAATTACTGCTTCCCCTCAAATTCCACTTACTGTTTCCCTGTTCCATATGAGATACAAAATAGTGGCAGCCCAATGCCAATCTGTCAGATGAACTTGGAGACTCTGAGAGATAATTGTCAGAGGATCACCGGCATCTCATCCTTTTCTCTCTACAGAGCCTGACTGACAGGGTAACACTTTCTGGTAACACAGGCCAGCAATTAACCTCATTTTTCTGCCTCCCAGACTGCAAAGGCCTGAGCGAGCCCGGGAAGGTGAAGAACATGCGTTTCCAGGTCCAAGTCAACCTGGAGGACTACATCAACGATCGCCAGTACGACTCCCGAGGCCGGTTCAGCGacatcctcctcctgctgcccccgCTGCAGAGCATCACCTGGCAGATGATAGAGCAAGTCCAGTTCGTGAAGCTCTTTGGTGTGGCCAGGATCGACAGCctgctgcaggagatgctgctgggagGTACGAACCCTGCTGAGAAAAGAcagcaaagttattttatttcaaagccatTACAGGGCTTCATGTCTGGGTTTGTGTCCTCCTCTGGAGGATGTATGGTAGAGAGAACTTGGTcttgggaggagggaggtgaaGGCTCAGGTTGAACTGCAGCTTGAACATGGGTCCTTCTCACTCCAGGCCAATCCCCACAACATTTCTTTCCAGCCTGTCTCTGAAAGTCTGACCCAGGGATAGTTTTATAGAAAAGCGTACGCTCTGTGGCGCTTCACACCAGCGAGGGACTCGAATTTTAGGCAACCTACCAAACTGATGCAGTTTGCAAGAAGACAATACATTTCTTGTTAGCAATACGCAAAAGTTATAACTATATGGGAAACCCTGATAAGAGCAGTAAttgggggacacacacacaggtaCAGATGAACATGCAGTCGGTTATTAGCTGAAACCCCAGCCATCCCGGGAGGTTGCCCCTAGACAGTGAGAAGGCTGACAGCAAACAGgacagaggagcaggaaggaagcaaaGACGAGCCAGGACATTAACCCCCACCCACAGAGGTCTCCCACAttgtctgaaaaaaagacttgaCCCAGAGCATCTGGCTTCTCGGTAACTATGCAAAGAATGATGTCTTTTCCCACTTCCACTGCAGGAACCACCATTGATCTCCAGTACCAGTCAGGACCACCCAACCTCAACCTAGAACCGCTGCCAGGACACGTCCTCCCAAACAACATGAGCTCTGTGATTCACACCGCTCCAAACCGTACGTGTCCATTTTTATGCTATTAGTGTCAGCATAATGAAGGGACTGAATAGGAGAAGCAGTTAAGAAAAAGACCTTTAGGTTTATTTATGCGTTAAAGCATTACACTTGAATCAGAGCTCACAGCCTCCCTTGCTGAATTCTTTACTGTGAAGTCTGGAAACATGCTTCCAAAAGAGAAGCTGAGATTTTCACATAACAGCATCATCCAGGGGGATTTTGAGATGCTACTTAACAACAcaagattaaaaacaagaaaccaAGACTGGTGACAGTGTGTTTCTATGAATGTAGGCAGCGCTGGGAAATACCACAAAGAAGCACACGCAGTTATTAGTGGCAAGAGTTTCCTTACGTAAAGTGTCTTGGTTGCTGTCAACCAGAACACAATATGACCTGAATACAAGACCGTTTTCAAC
This region includes:
- the LOC140656651 gene encoding hepatocyte nuclear factor 4-beta-like isoform X2, with the translated sequence MKLCQSIMDMDMPDYVDSLDSSYTMLEFDNLRVLPNNAEAITAESANTNLLTNGIGSLCSICGDRATGKHYGASSCDGCKGFFRRSVRKNHVYSCRFSRQCVIDKDKRNQCRYCRLKKCFRAGMKKEAVQNERDRISIRRSSYEDNGSLSINVLTQAEAMAQQYSSLSPVHSADIAMKKVATINDVCESMKQQLLVLVEWAKYIPAFCELPLDDQVALLRAHAGEHLLLGVAKRSIPYTDFLLLGNDFIIPMHCPELEIARVATRILDELVKPLRDIQIDDNEYACLKAIIFFDPDCKGLSEPGKVKNMRFQVQVNLEDYINDRQYDSRGRFSDILLLLPPLQSITWQMIEQVQFVKLFGVARIDSLLQEMLLGGTTIDLQYQSGPPNLNLEPLPGHVLPNNMSSVIHTAPNPSPETSLPSPSTSTGSEDYKLGSSAGPNAVVQLLPQTVIPKQEIL
- the LOC140656651 gene encoding hepatocyte nuclear factor 4-beta-like isoform X1 — translated: MKLCQSIMDMDMPDYVDSLDSSYTMLEFDNLRVLPNNAEGSNGPCSLPTEAITAESANTNLLTNGIGSLCSICGDRATGKHYGASSCDGCKGFFRRSVRKNHVYSCRFSRQCVIDKDKRNQCRYCRLKKCFRAGMKKEAVQNERDRISIRRSSYEDNGSLSINVLTQAEAMAQQYSSLSPVHSADIAMKKVATINDVCESMKQQLLVLVEWAKYIPAFCELPLDDQVALLRAHAGEHLLLGVAKRSIPYTDFLLLGNDFIIPMHCPELEIARVATRILDELVKPLRDIQIDDNEYACLKAIIFFDPDCKGLSEPGKVKNMRFQVQVNLEDYINDRQYDSRGRFSDILLLLPPLQSITWQMIEQVQFVKLFGVARIDSLLQEMLLGGTTIDLQYQSGPPNLNLEPLPGHVLPNNMSSVIHTAPNPSPETSLPSPSTSTGSEDYKLGSSAGPNAVVQLLPQTVIPKQEIL